ATGGATTCCAAATATAATTTTTGAGTGTGTAAGCGATTGTGTTAATTttgtaatattattattttgtttttacccCAAATAGTCTTAATATTTCAAAAGTCCTTATTTCAATAATTTATGTTAATATATGATGATCAATACGGTCCTTCGCGTTGTGCTTCACGTATCATGTCGTCtttgttgtttaattttgtcaaaactcGTATCGGCACATTAATTTCGCCATAACTTCTGTCAAACGTGGTGCATAAGTTGAGCCCACAGAGAGGATCCGGATCTCTTTCCACCTAATTCAAGATTcgaatcgttgaaatttgattcaacagcTACAAACTCAGGGGTCATTTTAAAAATGATAATAACTGTAGcggttgaatcaaatttcaacgctTGGATCCCAGATTAGATGGATTATGAGGAAAGGACCTGAGCCCACAACTCTAATCGGTGTCACGTGGATTATAGAAAcccttacactatgtttggatgatgaaaataaacttgaaatttgaattaaagtcagaatttataaattgacatgcacaaatttccttgtttggattcataaacatagaaatttagaatcttcgcgtagaaaaaaaaaacttggaattcgAGACCTTCAATTcctaagtttaaattccatgtaaataggtgtcatttcctaAGTTCTACgattaaaagtttaaaaacaataaattacatattcaattccattgttcttttattttaatcgaacaaaaaaattcacaaattttatagaataaaattttattattttgatttccgtcattttaaaatttattaataatcttaaatttctttcgCTAAACATAATGTTAAGATATTATAACTGAAAAACCAGAacctctttctctttgtcctccATGGCCACTTAACCATTCCAACCTCAGAAACTTGAGAAAATATCCTCCATGGCTTCCCTTCAACCTTCATTCTTCTCTTCCCTCAGCACCATCCCTTCCACCAAAcccactctcttcctctccataAACCCTAACAAACCCCACccttcaaaaccattcaaactctCCTTCTCCCTGAACCCACCCAACGCTGAATCTTCACAACCCACCTCGCCAAATTCACCCGAAACGACGCCTGAAGCCGAGCCGGGTCCCGTCGACCCTGTCAAGCTCGCATTGGCGAACGCCAAGGCGTACAAGAAGTCGGTGCAGATGAACAAGAATTTGAAAATTGAGAAAAACCCTGCTGAGGATAGTGGTGGAATTGCTGGAAATGGTGGGAGTTCGGGTTCGGATGGTGGGGCGAAAGAACTGCCTGCTTCGGTTAAGATTGCAATGGAGAAAGCTAAAGAGTATAAGAAGAGTAAAGGCACTGTGGGTGGTGGTGACATCAATGCTGGGGAGAACAAAGGCACAATTTCAGGTAatcttttcaaatttcaagttttttgcTTTTCTGTCTTTTTTCTGAGCAATCCGCTGGAGTTTTCGAAGGCGGTACCAAATATGAAATGCCATTGAAGGTTCTGCTGAAGAATGACATATGCAGTTTATAAGGTGGGGTAAGAATTAGTGTTTGAATTGTTTTTTAGGTTTGAAGACAAGTGCTGGTGGAAATTCGGGGAAAGAGGTAGTGGAAAAGAAGGCGAAATTGTCAGTTTCAAGCATTGATTTTGTGGGACTCGGCTTTGCGGATAAGAAGGAGGGCAGAGGACTGCCCGCTGGGTTAGTTCCAATATCGGACTATATTCCAGAAGGGGGCTCTCCTGATGTCGAGTTTATAGTGGGGGACACTAGAAATTTCGATGCAGGGCCACGGCAGACAGAGCAGACTCAAGGAGATAATCCAGACCTGTACAAGCCAAAAGTTTCTTCGTGGGGAGTATTTCCTAGACCGAACGACATTTCCAAAACGGTATATGACAGTTGATCTCAGAAATGGTGTTACACAAGTCTGCTTGATACATTGTTGGCATATGGCATTTCTTGTATGTATAGTTGTTTTTTGGGGCTTAATTTGGTCTCCACTGCCACATGCTGGGTGCTTGTTGTTAGGTTTTTCGATTATATGATTTTGGAGGATTTTTTGGTATTAATTTGACCATGAattgaaattatttatttgaacCAAGCCAAATGGTTTCTTTCCTGAAACTCTGCATTTTTAAATGCTATCACCGTCAATGCATTCACTATGATAAACTTCTGCACGGTGAGATGTCCATTTATAGTGTAGTTTTCAAATTGGAAGTATTAGGGCATCTCCAATGGGAAAATGCAAATTTGAGATGCAAAAACCGTATTTCCGGCAGATGTAAATGAAGGTTCTACTTCAATGGGTGAGATGTAAATTTGAGGTCCCATGTAATTTTCTCTCTTTGATTAGTAGGACCCATCACCAAAAGATGTAAAAAAGAAtgtaaatttatgtttttatttacaTCTTCTGTCGAAGATGGATAATTTACATTCCTCCATTGGAGAATTTTGCAGCAAAGAAATGATGTGAAGTGTCCATTTCAAGGCATTTTGCATATCCCATTGGAGATGCTTTTACTGTAGTAGTGATACAGCTGCTGTTACTGTATTTCAGTATTTGGGGGATCAGCTTGAGAATATACTTTCTCTAATAGGGTTTTCTTCTCTGTTCAGTTTGGAGGTGGAAGAGTTATACGCCCAGGGCAAGTGCTGGAAACAGCTGAAGAAAAAGCAGCTAAAGAAGCACGCACAAGACAATTAGTAGCTGCTTACAAGAGTACAATGGGGTTGAACATTGATCCAAAGCTAAGAGCTGAATGCGAGAAGGTTTGCTTCTATTGATATATTTCCTTTTCTACATGTATATATTTCCATTTCTTCATAGCTTGACATCAATGGTCTTGTAAaaccctcatccaaacataccCTCTGGGTGTTAGAAGTGGGTTTAGAATTAAGTTAAAAGTCCCATTCTAGTGATGATAGGTTTGGTGTTGTATGTAATGCCACTGGTCTAGAGCTGAACTAAACTAGATGTTGGAATTGTTCATGAGTCCAGTAAAACTATTtgtaaagaataaaaaataaagtgaTGGCTCTCTAGTCTCTATAAAAGGAGCATAGATACTGGGTTTCAGGTTCAAATACCTCCAGATTTCAATTGGTACTGACCGATGTAGGAAATTAAGGGATATATCTATCATTAAATTTCTGTGAAATAATAAATGATTAGTTGATTCCAAGCCTGTACATACATTCTTCTAATGATCTTAGGATTCCGTGATTTATGGACACCTTAGTAGTAGAATACATTAAGAATTTATGACTTATAGGTTTTCCATTAGAAACAAAACAGACTCTTGGGCTAGTGCAGCTGCATACATCCCATTATTGACCACCCAAGGTCCCAAGTTGGTCCAAAACTGTTCATTTATGCCAAATATTGACATCTTGCTCTTCACAATCTTTAATTCATCTCATATTAATGAATCCAATACTACATTGTCATTTcctcaaattaataattttacaTGCAGGCGTTAAAGGATGGCGACTCATTGATGAATGTTGGAGAGCTTAAGGAAGCATTAATCTATTATCAGAAGGTTATGGATAAGTTACCATTTAAGGTAATGCTGCTGTAAATTATCTGAGCTGATtgcatatataaaaaataaattaataattttgcTGCAAACATATTTGGACAATGAGTATTTTGTACCATGCATAAATGATACGCTACTTGCGTTAAAAAAACCACGTTCCTTCATAACAACCAACAATGATCCTAAATCTTCTATCCAAAATCGCTAACTTTTAGCCATTGATGCAGTTAATAATCAAGGATAATAAATCAGTTTTCATCACTTCCATAAAACTTTGGCAGTATGCGTACACATTTTTATACCCATCCCACCCCTTTCTCCAATTTTCTCTTTCCTTTCGTTGTTTCTGGACAATGAATAACTGATTGTTCCTTATATCAGTGCATTTTTCATGCAAAAATTGTTTTCACAGAGTGAGCTTCATGGGTTGGCTGCTTTACAATGGTCCATTTGTCTAGACTCCCTCAGCAGGTATATTTCTATTTTGAGAAGTTGCTCTGTCTAATCATCTCATGGGAGAGTTTACTACGCATTAAGTTCTTTCTataaaagttgaaaattttgtATTTTCGGTCAGCTTTTATAAAGTTTCAAGACATTTTTGGTATCAAAATCATAAGCTTGCATCTCAGTATGGAATTATTCTTGTGTCTTCGTCCTTGTTTCCATTTTTGGATGTTTAAATGCTCTATGAAGTATGATGATGTATCATTTCTATGTTTATTCAACTTGTTTGGGAGTAATAATTCTTCAAACGCTAACAATTTGGTGTTTGTCAGGAATTTACTTGCTTGATTTGGAAATTTGTAAATTTCTTTGCTCTAGTAACCATGAATATTACTGCCGCCAAGGTTCTCAAATTAACAGTGGTGAGAATTAAGTAGTTGTTTAGAAATGAATCAAAAGcataagaagaaaagagaaattaaTAAAAGGAGAGTATCATTTACCAGATAGAGGTAAACAATGCAGCTATTTGGAGTGGGTACATGACTTCTTGACCGTTCATTACTACCTTATTCTGTGTCATATTATTGGTAAACAAGGCCTTCCTGTATAACATAGACCATGATTTGGTTATAATTATTCATTTGGGTATGAACTTGGCACATCCTAAGTAAAGATGGGGAGTTTCTGACTATTGTTAGCTTTTCGTACCACAATACCCAAGGGTTTTAAACAGTAGTTGTGGTTGATAGGTCAAAGGAAGCTCAAGTTATGTACGAGAAGCTTCAGTCCCACCCAACTCCTAGAGTAAGTAAGAAGGCGAGGCAATTTGTGTTCAGCTTTCAGGTAACTATAATTGGATCTGTCATTCATCTAGCACCTGTAATTACAAGACAGCTCCAAAGAGCTCTATTCTTCAAACTAAGCATTCaatccttaaaaaaaaagttgagcaaCTATGACTTTGACACCTGATATGATACCTATATTGTAGGCATGCGTTTTCTGTCATAACATGTTAGGGTTATTCCATGTCCTAAGATTCGAATGCCAGTTTGAAATAGTAGCCTATATCTGATGGGGATTCTTACAAATAGTTTTTTCACATTTCAAAGTGACCATTTCGTGTGCATATTGCTGGATTGTTGCTTTCATTTCCATCATAAGCTATATGGAACTTGTTCATCTTCCAGGCCATGGAAATGTTGAGGCTTACGAAGAACTCACCTTTGAAGAACACTGGCTTCCAGAATTATTTTGAAGCTTTCATAGAAAACAAATCGGACTACGTGCTAAAAGAGGATGAAGTAGAAGTAGGTACACTGAATCAAACTCTACCATATATCATTTTTCTTGTTTCCCCCATCCTTTTGGTGCTACTCATTGCTATACAAAAGAGAATATAAAGTAGGTTACCATATACAGTCTTATTACTAGCGGGACAAAATCAACAACTTGTCATTGTAATTGTATATATCCAAAGATATTATTTGGCATTACAGTTACTGAGGAGTATATTCCATAAATGTCGGCTTCGTATTTAGCTTATGGCCCATTGCTTTTATTTGTAAAATGCGACTTTGTAGCTGAGTGAGTATGAATATTTGTTCGTGTACGTGACGTACTTTGTTCATTCCGTCTTCCCTCCTTATCAATAATATGAAAGCTTAAAATACCGTCTACTTGTTATGGTCTCTGCATTTAGCTTTCGTGCATTTACATGCATTGCGCATCTCAACCTTTTAATAGTTAGTTAACAAGTTAACAGCCACTCCTCCCCGACCGGCGACAACCCCACCTTCTACTTGTTAATAGTTTACATACTTTGTTAAGGTAGGGCTCGTTCAAGTTAATTTACGGTAGAGTTTTCGCTCACTGAATTGCAGATAATTTCAGACTGCAGAGATGCAAGATTTTTATGCAGATGGTGAATAAGCTTAGTTGGTTTTATGGCTGATAAgctttttcttctgtttttaattatttttaattgatataGACTTAATGGTGTTAAATCGGAATTAACTATTAAGTTTGACGAGTCATGTTTTAAGTATTtagattatcaaaataattgaattttagCGAAATGTGTGTAAATTCATAAAAGCTAAATGTAGGGACTCGAGATTCGCAAGACATGTAGGTCGATTTCTTGCATCTCCATTCAACCCTAATCTTTGATTATGGCATAATTCTACCTCGAAACGAATAATGACATGTCTTAGCTGTATATATAGTGACATGTAAAGCTCTGCCGACAAAACCAATTGTTCTTATTTTGTTCTTGTCCAAATAATTCAATAAGTGGTATCATGATTTCGGAAAATTCTACAATATTACGTTGTATTCAATGCAACATAATATAAATGAGTAAAATTTACATAAACTAATCTTATACCATTATAACCTTCATCTACTCCAGTAATCCGGGTGAGGAGGTCACAAGAATGATTTCATTATGGCACTATCCCTCCTCATTTACAATTATTCAGTTTTTTAACAAattatattatctacactaagggggaggggtttTAGTGAggggtggacttagcctcacaatagttagcaataatgtggtttaaattcgcatTTGGCAAGAACCAAACTTAAgacatttcacttacaagtgaaaatgaataccactagacctagtattaagtggcaacaattattcatatttaatttactaaaaaagATACCGAGGGACTGCATACTGaaaaaaactacatattctcAAGACAGCTGCAAATATAACAAGTCACTTAATGTATAATCTACATATTCTTCTGAAAATGATTTTCGCACATCATTTTCTTTCTGACACCTTTTTATTTCCGTAGCATTTAGATTGAATAAACTAAAAGAGAAAATAGTGAGCTTAtcattttttaaagaaaacaacatATTTCATTTATTAACGAGGCAAAGTATTACAATCAGATGAAAAATATGGCCAGGAATCTGAAATGTGAAGATAGTGGGAGATCATGTGAGAGAAAAAAGCTCTCAAAACAATTAATTGTGGTATATTAAAATTGCCATGCTTTTTATTAGACACTGTAAAGGACATCGGGGCTTCAAATCGCCTCGCGATCCAAAACCACGTACGTATCTGCTTCAACATTGGATCCAACAAACTCAAATAACGTACCTGCATGGCTGCATTACTTTGGGGAAAGGGATCATCTCTAGATCCATTCCACTTAATCCTCCTCATCAAATAATTCggattcttgaaatttgattcaacggctacaaacagggtcCTACTCCAAAAGTTAAAATAACTTTAGCTGTtgcatcaaatttcaaggatccgAATTGTTTGATAAGGAGGATTATGTGgaagagaggatccctttccttacTTTGGCATggaaagtgttggaatttattagttTATTTAGGAAGTAAATTAGAGATTCGAATTGATTTTGTACTAgggtttcttttttatattttatgcaTTAGGATTTTTCAAGTTTATGTCAACTATAATTTgcaatttagtttgagaattaAGTTACTCATATGCACTTCTCAGTTTGTAATCGTTTTGATattcttatttgtttgatttccaTTTAAAAATATTCGGTATAATAATTTGTTTGATCGTCCGTTCTGATACTCTAATTTTCAATTGAAATACTACATCAACCACACAACGACCAAACTCACTTGAACCATATAAGAGACTAGAAGATTATAAAAATTCATATGAAGCGAGGTGTAAAAACACAGTCAACTCACAAAGTCACAACAGTACTATACTTTCTCAATAAAGATACACGTATTGTATTTCGTTATCGTACCGTTGTGATCAACTATATTACTaaagaaaatgtaaaagaaaCCATATTTTTATGCCAAATCGTGATCGTTGTACCATTTTATGTGAGAATAAACATTTTTCACTCTCTACTTTAGGTTTACAAAATTCTCAACTTCCCCGTATATATCCCCATTTACAGCACACTGTCGTCTAAAtgtctatcatttccaagtcaGCTAGGATAAGGACGACCTCACAGCCAATCATTTTGCCTTAGAGACGTGGAGATGACAAACCAGAGGGTGCCATGTGGCAAAGATTTGTTGGCTCTGTGCACGGCTGGGTAATTTCAGTCTAACCTAGACACAAGCACTATAAATAACACTGGTATTGCTGCCGTCAAGGCTCAGAGTGCGCCGTACCTCGTATAGAGCAGTAGggtttctttttatcttttgatCATCCTTGTTCTCAAATGTTTAGAACAGATGGTGGGTATTCCAAGAACCCTTCTGTTCCTCGAAAAGAAGAGAGTCAAATGCAAACCCTAATTTCCCTTTCAGATCACGACGCTTTACGTCGAATCGAATCCATGATTTACCAGAAAAAGATCCCTTGTGTTTGTACTCGTCGAGAATAATATTGCAACTATTCATTCTGCGTGCATCAAGGAGACCGTGATTCCGAAGTTTGATCATGTAAGTTCTAATTCAGATGCTGTTGTTTCCATTTTGCTTTTGGGAGTATTAGGGTATTAACTAGTATAAGAATTCATTTGGAGGAATCAAAATATGTCAGATTTTTGGTTATGTGATTTGTAACATGATCCCTAATATAGATAACTTATATAAACTGATGCAGGCAGTGAATGGTTTGCTCAGGGGAGGAGGGACCTCGAGTTCAAGCGAGGATCTGCATGTGTTTGAAGGAGGAGTGGTGGGGCTGCTACCGTTTCCGCCGTCGAAGAAGCGGTATCGGAGGAAGTTTACTGTGGAGCAGAAAGAGAGGATGAGGGTGGAGGATTCAGAAGCTGGCTGAGAAAAAAGTGGAGTGATTTGGGTGGAGGTTTGGAATTAAGAAGCAGGAGCTTAGCTAGGGTTTGGATGCACAACAAGAAgtgagatttgggaatgtggAGGGAGAGGAAGGGGAAGTAGCTGATCAAGattaagggggcgtttgttgcgccagattatctcggactggactagcttcaaggactaagctggactggcttagactagactaagctggactaacttaatgaagcgtttggtgcagtgttggactaagaagctggataataacaaattctaatattatattatttaatatataaattattaatattttattatgatctaggtgaccggagatgacgaggagtctatcgggagtggttgttgagcatgacGATGACGAGAGAtgatagtcttagctagtcctatggttattggggggtctcgctaagacctcttagtgaagggttttgtccatgctagtcccctttagtctcattaatgttagtcccagtatggaacaaacacagtatttgactaacagctagtccagtccagtcccacttagtgagggTACTGACAAAGAATTAAGAGGGTTAATTAAGTGAGATTTGTAAAAGTTCATAATGTGTAATACCCTTTTAATTATCGAATCAATGATTTACCAAATGATTGTAACCTTTCAATTATGTAATAACATATCAGTTTTTCATTTggaactagcatatgggcacgcagaaaatatgtgtgaaagttttttatttctgtttttaaaatgggaggagaaaggaagagagtAAGAGAGAATGTGGGAttgaggagagaagggagggaactttatttttaatttttaattagagGTTTGTTAAAATCACATGTACGTGAGGTtttaaaaaacaacaaaattttagttgtgtaaaattacattattgcttatatttcttatttatgttCAGTTTTAATTGAAGGGTTATAATGGTAATTTTATGGgatttggttgacaatgaagGGTCTATTAATATGTACTTTAGATAATTAGAGTTAACTGCTCCATTTTCTCGCATTTGTAGCTTTTCTACTTttgattttatatattttttgtgttAAGTACCTTGACTTGTTTTCAGGTCAGTAGTTATTTATCACTAATCATATTACatgttagtattttatttttttctcattAGATTTgggttattaattaattttttttcttttaatgctATGAATTTTGTGGATCTCATCCTCCCTATATATAAGGAATTCCATtaagttttgtcaaaaaatatACTATGAATAAgttttcaattaataaattcaCACAattatacttttattttttcacttatttttatagttttgtaaTTTTATGGACATGCTTTGAGGTACTTTTGCCTGTATAGTTATTTGGTTATATGGTACGTTTAGTTTTGTATAACATGAGTACATTTGGATTTTAGTAGCATACATTTCTAGTATGtttatggtacatttgaattttaaaCATACTACAAAATTGATACGTTtatgataaatttgagttttgattCATGACATTTAATTGTGTTGAAGGGATTATTTTTATTACTgtatcaaaacaaaaataaagtcgCCCTTAATTGAAACTtaagtattaattttttttcttgacatGCCGTTTACGGTAGGACAAGATTAAATATGaatttcacaaaattaattTCCTAGATATTATAGGAAATTAGTTGTAGCTGGACAAATATGGGTGTATTAAAATTATTGGCATTTGGTGTAATTTCATATCCAAAAAAGGTTTAGTAAAATCTATTTGGTGCCACATTAATAGGAAGCATTTTAATCAAAATTCTAAAACACATAAATGTTtaaatttacttattttttattttttattttttttgaatttgttacatCCTAAATTAGAATTATGGAGAGGGGGAGATTCTGTAATTCCTAATTTTCGTTCTACAATACTAAGGAACTATTGAGAATAAATCTCACATTGGAAGCTTAAATACTTTTTACTTGTTATATATAGTCCCTACATTTAGCTTTCGTGCATTTATAACATGCATTTCGTTACATCTCAACCTTTATAATAATCACTTGCGTAGCCATACCAAAGGCTACGGTGGGCTGTAGCCCAAGGAGGGTTTgtggcaatatatatatatttttgtgtatTGTCTAATATAATAGACAAAAAGAAGTGCaagaataattatttttaatgaaactagcACAATGAGTATTTAGcacaattaaaaatataaaaattaccaTGGAAATTGTGATGTTATTTTGTTCATGATTCAATCGACTTTATATTAGTTTCAATCAATTTTTATTAAGATTGCCTTTACTtctactttaattttttttttttttgtaagttttCCATCTTCTTCTTGTGTTTTCATCTAAATACATGTGATATTTGTTGATTCATTGTAATTTTTGCAGTTTGCAATCGCGAAGGTTATTGAGTTTATGCCTAACAAATTTTAAGTATACTAGAAGTTAAACTTAAACTTTTGCATACAATACGTATgtagcaaaaaaaaaacttttgattTTAGGATATCTTACAACTCAAGACATGACAcatcaaatttaatattaacTCCAAGTTAACATCCTCAAGTCTGAATAAAAACGAAACAATAAACAAAAGGTCCAAAACTTATAAACGCCTTGATGCCAGCTGACCTTTACGGCTGATAAGTTTTTGATTTtctgttttgattatttttaaatttatagactTAATGTCATTAAATCAGAGTTAACTATTAAGTTTGACGTGTCATGTTTTAAGTCATTAGATTATAAAAATGATTGAATTTAATGCAACATAATACGAATGAGTCAGATTTAAATAAACTAATCTTATACTGTTATAACTTTCATCTGCTTAGTAATTCGGCTGAGGAGGGTCACAATATGTGTGATTTCATCATAGCACTATCCGTCCTCATTAACagttattcatatttaattaactAAAAAGGATAGAAGAGACTACAtgatgaaaaaatatatatattgtcaaGACGGCTACAAATAAAACAAGTCACTTAATgataaactacatattcttcAAGAAAATGATCTCGCACATCATTTTATTTCTATAcacctttcttttttttgtcgaacttgaacaattaaagaaaaaaatagttcCCGTGATTTTTTCTGAGAAAAAAAGtacaatattaattaaatagatTGAAGTGTACAAAATAAGAGGATAGCGATGCATACATGGGTCTCGATAAATAGACAAAGCATAATAATCATAAATGAAAAATATGACCACAAAAATCtgaaaatacaaaataataatCACAAATGCTGCAATAATGTGAAATGTGAAAATAATGGGAGATCATGTAAAAGCTCTCAAAACAATTAATCGTGGAATATGAAAAACGCCTTGCTTTTTTATATAGACACTGTAAAGGACATCGGGGCTCCAAATCACCTCGTGATTCAAAACCACAGTTCAACGTTGGATccaacaaactcaaagaacGTACCTGCAGTACTTGGATTTggaaagtgttggaatctattagtttatttaggaaattaattagatatttgattttgtgttaggtttttttaattttattttatatattttttaaatatattttatgcattagggtttttttaggTCCATGCCAACTATTAGTTTAAGAATTAAGTTAATTAAAATGAAGCGCTCAGTTTGTAATCATTTCAGtattcttgtttgtttgttttcagttaaaaatatttaatagtTTTTGTTTGTTCGTCCGTTTTGGTACTTTAATTTTCAACTGAAAGTACTATATCAACCACACAAACGACCAAACCCACCTATCGCATATAGGGAGACTAGAAGATGATAAAAATTCACATAAAGCGAGACTGTAAAAACATAGACAACTCACAATGGTATTATACTTTctcaatagagatacaattgtATTTCATTGTACCATTGTGATCAACtattgtttgggttaatatttgaacattggacTTAAATGAAGGAGAGCCCAAGGGTACCAAATTAAAGGGGACTTGCCCGAAGCCCAGCACCGAGCCCAATGGAAAATTGAAGCCTTCTCAGCCAAGTTACAAGCCACGTGCTTACCAttgaagtgacaagtgatgGAGACTAATCTACTACTAGCCAAAGAACACTTTTTAGTGGtattacaagtaaaaagctgatgactcATTACCTTCCAGGtgctttcg
This is a stretch of genomic DNA from Malus domestica chromosome 02, GDT2T_hap1. It encodes these proteins:
- the LOC103415751 gene encoding uncharacterized protein isoform X4, producing MASLQPSFFSSLSTIPSTKPTLFLSINPNKPHPSKPFKLSFSLNPPNAESSQPTSPNSPETTPEAEPGPVDPVKLALANAKAYKKSVQMNKNLKIEKNPAEDSGGIAGNGGSSGSDGGAKELPASVKIAMEKAKEYKKSKGTVGGGDINAGENKGTISGLKTSAGGNSGKEVVEKKAKLSVSSIDFVGLGFADKKEGRGLPAGLVPISDYIPEGGSPDVEFIVGDTRNFDAGPRQTEQTQGDNPDLYKPKVSSWGVFPRPNDISKTFGGGRVIRPGQVLETAEEKAAKEARTRQLVAAYKSTMGLNIDPKLRAECEKALKDGDSLMNVGELKEALIYYQKVMDKLPFKSELHGLAALQWSICLDSLSRPWKC
- the LOC103415751 gene encoding uncharacterized protein isoform X1; amino-acid sequence: MASLQPSFFSSLSTIPSTKPTLFLSINPNKPHPSKPFKLSFSLNPPNAESSQPTSPNSPETTPEAEPGPVDPVKLALANAKAYKKSVQMNKNLKIEKNPAEDSGGIAGNGGSSGSDGGAKELPASVKIAMEKAKEYKKSKGTVGGGDINAGENKGTISGLKTSAGGNSGKEVVEKKAKLSVSSIDFVGLGFADKKEGRGLPAGLVPISDYIPEGGSPDVEFIVGDTRNFDAGPRQTEQTQGDNPDLYKPKVSSWGVFPRPNDISKTFGGGRVIRPGQVLETAEEKAAKEARTRQLVAAYKSTMGLNIDPKLRAECEKALKDGDSLMNVGELKEALIYYQKVMDKLPFKSELHGLAALQWSICLDSLSRSKEAQVMYEKLQSHPTPRVSKKARQFVFSFQAMEMLRLTKNSPLKNTGFQNYFEAFIENKSDYVLKEDEVEVGTLNQTLPYIIFLVSPILLVLLIAIQKRI
- the LOC103415751 gene encoding uncharacterized protein isoform X3, with translation MASLQPSFFSSLSTIPSTKPTLFLSINPNKPHPSKPFKLSFSLNPPNAESSQPTSPNSPETTPEAEPGPVDPVKLALANAKAYKKSVQMNKNLKIEKNPAEDSGGIAGNGGSSGSDGGAKELPASVKIAMEKAKEYKKSKGTVGGGDINAGENKGTISGLKTSAGGNSGKEVVEKKAKLSVSSIDFVGLGFADKKEGRGLPAGLVPISDYIPEGGSPDVEFIVGDTRNFDAGPRQTEQTQGDNPDLYKPKVSSWGVFPRPNDISKTFGGGRVIRPGQVLETAEEKAAKEARTRQLVAAYKSTMGLNIDPKLRAECEKALKDGDSLMNVGELKEALIYYQKVMDKLPFKSELHGLAALQWSICLDSLSRSKEAQVMYEKLQSHPTPRVSKKARQFVFSFQAMEMLRLTKNSPLKNTGFQNYFEAFIENKSDYVLKEDEVEIISDCRDARFLCRW
- the LOC103415751 gene encoding uncharacterized protein isoform X2 produces the protein MASLQPSFFSSLSTIPSTKPTLFLSINPNKPHPSKPFKLSFSLNPPNAESSQPTSPNSPETTPEAEPGPVDPVKLALANAKAYKKSVQMNKNLKIEKNPAEDSGGIAGNGGSSGSDGGAKELPASVKIAMEKAKEYKKSKGTVGGGDINAGENKGTISGLKTSAGGNSGKEVVEKKAKLSVSSIDFVGLGFADKKEGRGLPAGLVPISDYIPEGGSPDVEFIVGDTRNFDAGPRQTEQTQGDNPDLYKPKVSSWGVFPRPNDISKTFGGGRVIRPGQVLETAEEKAAKEARTRQLVAAYKSTMGLNIDPKLRAECEKALKDGDSLMNVGELKEALIYYQKVMDKLPFKSELHGLAALQWSICLDSLSRSKEAQVMYEKLQSHPTPRVSKKARQFVFSFQAMEMLRLTKNSPLKNTGFQNYFEAFIENKSDYVLKEDEVEVDNFRLQRCKIFMQMVNKLSWFYG